One region of Methanobrevibacter millerae genomic DNA includes:
- a CDS encoding helix-turn-helix domain-containing protein has product MLHMNEYNKDIGNRIKELRELSDISVQDIAEELNVDVETYNKYETGEVDIPASFIYELANKFQVDLSLLLTGEESRMSIFDITRANKGVSVERRKEYNHENLCAKFIHKKAETFLVTVDPEKNPIPSLNSHPGQEFNYVLEGTLKIYIHNNEIILNEGDSIFFDSTHRHAMVALNDKPAKFLAVLM; this is encoded by the coding sequence GTGTTACATATGAATGAATATAACAAAGATATTGGAAATAGAATAAAAGAATTAAGAGAGCTTTCTGATATTTCAGTACAGGATATAGCTGAAGAATTAAACGTAGATGTGGAAACATATAACAAATATGAAACCGGCGAAGTCGACATTCCAGCCAGTTTCATTTATGAACTCGCAAATAAATTCCAAGTAGATTTAAGTTTACTTTTAACTGGTGAAGAAAGTAGAATGAGCATTTTTGACATTACACGTGCAAACAAAGGTGTTTCAGTTGAAAGAAGAAAAGAATACAATCACGAAAACTTATGTGCTAAATTTATTCACAAAAAAGCAGAAACTTTCCTGGTAACGGTAGATCCAGAAAAAAATCCAATACCATCTTTGAACTCACATCCTGGTCAGGAATTCAACTATGTTCTTGAAGGAACCCTTAAAATTTACATTCATAATAACGAAATTATCTTAAATGAAGGAGACTCAATATTTTTCGATTCAACTCATAGACACGCAATGGTAGCACTTAATGATAAACCAGCTAAATTCTTAGCAGTATTAATGTAG